The following are encoded together in the Lathyrus oleraceus cultivar Zhongwan6 chromosome 3, CAAS_Psat_ZW6_1.0, whole genome shotgun sequence genome:
- the LOC127131682 gene encoding uncharacterized protein LOC127131682, producing MPGFEAGPEEGPEPGSQWTLVFDGASNARGHGICVVITSPTGFHLPFTTRLCFDCTNNMAKYEACIYGLEAEIDLRIKILEAYGDSALVISQVKGDWETRDNKLIPYKEHIRKRVPYFDEISFHHISREENQLAVALATLASMFKVKWKNEPSSIHIDHLDEPAHCLAIEADPDDKPWFYDINTFMEKRQYLDGISITDKKALRRLSSKFFLNGDVL from the coding sequence ATGCCAGGCTTTGAAGCAGGCCCCGAGGAAGGCCCCGAACCAGGATCACaatggacgctcgtgttcgacgGTGCTTCCAATGCTCGAGGCCATGGCATATGTGTTGTTATCACTTCTCCAACCGGTTTCCACCTTCCATTTACCACTAGATTGTGTTTTgactgcaccaacaatatggcaaaatatgaagcatgtatctacGGTTTAGAGGCGGAAATCGACTTAAGGATCAAGATTCTTGAGGCATACGgtgattcagctctggtaatcagtCAAGTAAAAGGTGATTGGGAGACTCGGGATAACAAGTTGATACCTTACAAGGAGCATATCAGAAAACGGGTACCCTACTTTGATGAAATCTCTTTTCACCATATTTCTAGGGAAGAAAATCAGTTAGCAGTTGCTCTAGCCACATTGgcatctatgttcaaagtcaaatggaagaatgaacCATCATCCATCCATATTGACCACttagatgaaccagcacattGTCTAGCAATTGAGGCCGATCCtgatgataagccttggttctatgacataaATACATTTATGGAGAAACGGCAATATCTCGATGGTATATCCATTACCGACAAGAAGGCTCTGAGAAGACTCTCTTCTAAGTTCTTCCTAAACGGTGATGTGTTATAA